The following proteins come from a genomic window of Aspergillus luchuensis IFO 4308 DNA, chromosome 3, nearly complete sequence:
- a CDS encoding putative PAB1 binding protein (Pbp1) (BUSCO:EOG09262HQM;~COG:A;~EggNog:ENOG410PG74;~InterPro:IPR025852,IPR009604;~PFAM:PF14438,PF06741), which yields MASTVNSVPAANSASGNAVNPQNPGTRPSLRSSASTKASEGGRRQSGSPLESGQRRSNSTKAWSHGANPITQRASYSQQNGNMSHKQSASPRPTPKESNTPDNHANDRLVFLFASFIGLNATITTRNGDKYTGIFSSSTLEPSDCSFVLKMVQRPTKADQNKANGVSDVSSPYMGSAPDHSMSFDVKDVVDISVPNVTPADVTAKSANGTPVGFKTDTDISGNLAIRERTLKRWEPAADTDVDLSLESAHNSTGWDQFEANARLFGATSSYDENIYTTRIDRSDPTYKQKEADAARIAREIEGATTDNAHVREERGQASADDHDEEAKYSGVRRDERNFPPLVSGQPNKYTPPARRQNAAQSAMASGAPASSLKQVPSAPKEAVAAGPPKENGQAQAQPAPSSITPSSAADTEQKPALSKTTSGAPAPANATSNVEAEVLDSFRQFAHSEKAKLQERRRNQASYDRTIKLNELMKFSKNFKLATPVPKDLVPILAKDPHKQEEIIQRAQQHAEEKVVTKSPASAESKPAARPSGNARQESGTMPPPAQADRQNYPRGRQMFPPTGPHAGPGGRLPQQPVHQGRQATGMLGHRLADNIQQRKGAAMGTVPAPLPINEVRIPPTGPAGEQPAVTSPNKVQTPTSSVSTKFNVRALEFKPNPAASTFTPGASSTSSPFTRGRSVSRTTSPSLFFGAKKPRPISERPSLNDQFNPIKRMKKENAESNEKGFAFNGGIPPAYRTPPTWVAAPGNEEKTYLEMFKPPASVPAISPQSRSASNPQMPPPQMPFQFPQNTPGMPPTTGPPHGPHLHPQQHHNSGPPHFDDPHRMQMSASTSQVFPSPRLQHGYPSPMAPHAQLAFGQAMPQFYVSQAGTQPGHMRHYPGGPQFVNPQPTMGAPMMVQQPSSGPYMGVPQGVAPYTPQMQMYSPNPSHAYPQHVPPPQPHSGYPSPSRGAPMMMHQNSQPGQPPQPVMFMSPGQHGQPVYPTQQPTHMPPVRGNYPQQQPHFQSSPHQVHHYPPHQHRTPSSGYNQMPQMPPQMPAQPPSTVASGPQPQEAADEVK from the exons ATGGCTTCTACCGTCAATTCGGTGCCGGCTGCCAACAGTGCGTCTGGCAATGCCGTGAATCCTCAGAACCCCGGTACTAGACCTTCTTTGAGATCCAGTGCTAGTACGAAGGCTTCGGAGGGCGGCCGGCGTCAATCCGGTAGTCCTCTCGAGAGCGGGCAGAG ACGCAGTAACTCCACCAAAGCTTGGTCTCACGGCGCAAACCCGATCACACAGCGGGCCTCGTACTCACAGCAGAACGGCAACATGTCTCACAAACAGTCCGCCTCTCCTCGACCGACTCCGAAAGAGTCCAACACCCCCGATAACCACGCAAATGACCgtcttgttttcttgtttgcTAGCTTCATT GGTTTGAATGCTACGATTACCACAAGAAATGGGGATAAATACACGGGAATTTTTTCGTCCTCGACGTTGGAACCTAGCGACTGTTCATTCGTACTCAAGATGGTGCAACGGCCCACCAAGGCGGATCAGAACAAAGCGAATGGGGTTAGTGATGTCTCAAGCCCGTATATGGGGTCGGCGCCGGATCATAGCATGTCCTTCGATGTCAAGGATGTGGTCGATATCTCGGTCCCGAACGTCACCCCGGCCGATGTTACAGCAAAGAGCGCGAACG GGACTCCTGTTGGTTTCAAAACGGATACTGACATCTCCGGAAATCTTGCGATTCGCGAGCGGACCCTCAAGCGCTGGGAACCTGCCGCCGATACGGACGTTGACCTCTCACTCGAAAGCGCGCACAATTCAACTGGATGGGACCAGTTCGAAGCAAACGCCAGGCTCTTCGGTGCTACCAGCAGTTACGATGAGAACATCTACACCACTAGAATCGATCGGTCGGACCCTACCTATAAGCAGAAGGAAGCAGATGCTGCTCGGATTGCTCGCGAAATCGAAGGCGCTACTACAGACAATGCACATGTTCGTGAGGAAAGAGGGCAGGCATCGgcagatgatcatgatgaggAAGCTAAATACAGCGGTGTCCGCCGTGATGAGAGGAACTTTCCGCCGCTTGTTTCCGGCCAGCCAAATAAGTACACTCCGCCAGCGCGCAGGCAAAACGCCGCTCAATCTGCCATGGCATCGGGAGCTCCCGCAAGCTCGCTCAAACAGGTTCCTAGTGCCCCGAAAGAGGCTGTTGCCGCCGGACCGCCCAAGGAGAATGGGCAGGCCCAGGCTCAGCCTGCACCGTCCAGTATAACACCAAGCTCTGCTGCCGATACGGAACAAAAGCCTGCCTTGTCCAAGACCACATCTGGTGCTCCGGCTCCCGCAAATGCTACTTCGAATGTGGAGGCCGAGGTGCTCGACTCTTTCCGACAATTCGCCCACAGTGAAAAGGCGAAGTTGCAAGAACGCCGTCGCAACCAGGCTTCGTATGATCGAACCATTAAGTTGAACGAACTTATGAAGTTTTCCAAGAACTTCAAACTGGCAACGCCAGTGCCCAAGGATTTGGTACCCATCCTAGCTAAAGACCCGCACAAGCAGGAAGAGATCATCCAAAGAGCTCAGCAGCACGCTGAGGAGAAGGTTGTGACCAAGTCCCCAGCAAGCGCTGAGTCGAAGCCCGCTGCTCGCCCATCTGGAAACGCTCGCCAGGAGAGTGGAACTATGCCGCCTCCTGCACAGGCTGACCGCCAGAACTATCCTCGGGGTCGTCAAATGTTTCCCCCAACCGGTCCGCATGCTGGACCGGGTGGGCGGCTTCCGCAGCAGCCCGTGCACCAGGGCCGTCAAGCCACTGGCATGCTCGGCCATCGTCTAGCAGATAACATACAGCAGCGAAAGGGAGCCGCGATGGGAACTGTTCCCGCTCCCTTGCCTATCAATGAAGTTCGCATTCCTCCAACTGGCCCAGCTGGCGAGCAGCCTGCTGTTACTAGCCCGAATAAGGTGCAGACACCAACCTCGTCCGTGTCGACCAAGTTCAACGTGAGGGCCCTGGAGTTTAAGCCAAACCCCGCCGCAAGTACCTTTACACCCGGTGCTTCGTCCACCTCATCTCCTTTCACCCGCGGACGCTCCGTCTCACGGACCACTAGCCCCTCGTTGTTCTTCGGGGCTAAGAAGCCAAGACCAATTTCCGAGAGGCCGTCCCTTAATGATCAGTTCAACCCCATTAAGCGcatgaagaaggaaaatGCGGAGTCAAATGAGAAGGGATTCGCCTTCAATGGAGGCATCCCGCCTGCCTATAGGACTCCCCCTACTTGGGTTGCCGCTCCCGGAAACGAAGAAAAGACTTACCTGGAAATGTTCAAGCCGCCTGCTTCGGTGCCGGCCATCTCTCCCCAGAGCCGCTCTGCGTCCAATCCCCAGATGCCTCCGCCGCAGATGCCGTTCCAGTTCCCACAGAACACGCCCGGCATGCCTCCCACCACTGGTCCACCACACGGGCCTCACCTACACCCTCAGCAGCATCATAATTCCGGGCCCCCACACTTTGACGATCCCCACCGCATGCAGATGTCTGCCTCGACCTCGCAAGTGTTCCCATCCCCCAGGTTACAGCACGGTTACCCGTCCCCCATGGCGCCACATGCACAGCTTGCGTTTGGCCAAGCCATGCCACAGTTCTATGTCAGCCAGGCCGGCACACAACCTGGACATATGAGACATTACCCGGGCGGTCCCCAATTCGTCAacccccaaccaaccatggGCGCTCCAATGATGGTTCAACAGCCGTCTAGCGGACCCTACATGGGTGTTCCTCAAGGCGTGGCCCCCTATACACCCCAGATGCAGATGTATTCCCCAAATCCTAGCCACGCGTATCCCCAACATGTGCCACCGCCCCAGCCTCACAGTGGCTATCCCAGTCCCAGTCGGGGTGCTCCCATGATGATGCACCAGAACTCTCAGCCGGGTCAGCCCCCCCAACCGGTGATGTTCATGTCCCCTGGGCAGCATGGCCAGCCCGTGTATCCGACGCAGCAGCCTACTCACA TGCCCCCAGTCCGCGGCAATtatcctcagcagcagccccatTTCCAGTCCAGTCCCCACCAAGTGCACCATTACCCACCCCACCAGCATCGGACACCGAGTAGCGGTTACAACCAAATGCCGCAGATGCCTCCCCAAATGCCTGCTCAACCCCCGTCTACTGTCGCATCTGGACCTCAACCGCAAGAGGCAGCGGATGAAGTGAAATGA
- the BUD6 gene encoding formin-mediated actin nucleation enhancer (BUSCO:EOG09261I1I;~COG:S;~EggNog:ENOG410PI71;~InterPro:IPR022782,IPR005613;~PFAM:PF03915;~go_function: GO:0005519 - cytoskeletal regulatory protein binding [Evidence IEA];~go_process: GO:0051125 - regulation of actin nucleation [Evidence IEA]): MQSASSVSSRSQRSPSAQHFPSGSGSSVESAMTSAPRSSSSSTRSQSSKSVVPEKQINQIEKSVTHLLVATKQLLETLTQWSRRQASENEVSDVYVRLGYEFNLACRAFNAIGVDTSDLGPVPDLLRTILEDTLSQDASPQSLERYLPRVRDIIINLLHGLKKKQARLRARQQKEESRPLPGRHTSASSATSAQAALNQAYEDTASTVTSPKRSTRRFGSNGSMEDPSMARASSAASADVRGASYSERDASRREAQNILSQGSQPESGATPKGSVTSINAPPYPTPPPPPAPKQDDALGALQRSGELERRASRRFSAYQIQKHLGTSSSGVPVLPTQNSPIPNRGRDVRESLNAVRLRGSVHGRQRSTNRLQDAKVASQAPSSVPSIEEERPKSRVGSPAELPAEGATAAKDKSVERPGSGPADHPAIGRQPDLPRPSEEPSLAEAFEPVKDAAPTAAARPGTPKSERQEPAVSASTPPQSVQYSPEQQSPGKELTLFLQYRSKIKKYVLPEGYTGLTIGRLQLAFIEKFAWNTHNNGVDLPEIYIQDPVSGVRHELEDLADVKDRSVLVLNVDILDEVKKHFDDEFGGVRRMIEGVKGALEGQESMMQRVSDRQLEAAKEMARLAAAPPVPVAATAKTGETRKGPIAGSDSQIAELQSLRRDLAVLRQTYSNFTADIASSMSAIRTKAGGLKTAAANVTVPSFEGDAGRVRVNSGKKELAEESERLVARVDDLQDLVEDLRKDVVTRGVRPLPRQLESVSKDISAVTKEIKKMQDFLKREKPVWTKIWEKELQQVCEERDQLTMQEDLAADLQDDLEKAAQTFALVEQATKQQAMQNNTGGPTLRNTSRNVVIDPAVDPMKAKDSVLGEVRALQPNHESRLEAIERAEKARQKELETRRIGLFQKELGAFVEEGKLKKSGGVEEAERLRRAKDDRIRKEVWERQQARAAEMEKAEAEAAAAQAEQAEEPAEDAEAAEAEPDADMAEEANAEKEDSGKEEEVTMVKGKSPVPEDSDEAEEEQRETFLDAEEHEETDKEATTAHEQKPDHEQ; encoded by the exons ATGCAGTCCGCCTCCAGCGTTTCCTCCCGCTCCCAGCGAAGTCCGTCAGCCCAGCATTTCCCATCCGGTTCAGGGAGCAGTGTGGAATCCGCCATGACCTCCGCACCACGCAGTTCGTCGAGCTCGACGAGATCTCAATCCTCAAAGAGCGTGGTA CCCGAGAAACAGATCAACCAAATCGAAAAGAGTGTCACCCATCTGCTGGTCGCCACGAAGCAACTGCTAGAGACACTGACACAGTGGTCCCGCCGACAAGCCTCAGAGAATGAAGTGTCAGACGTCTACGTACGGCTGGGCTATGAGTTCAACCTGGCTTGTCGCGCCTTCAATGCCATCGGAGTTGACACCTCAGATCTTGGCCCCGTACCCGACCTCCTGCGTACGATCCTCGAAGATACTCTTAGCCAAGATGCATCCCCACAGAGTCTCGAGCGCTACCTCCCTCGAGTTCGCGACATCATCATTAACCTCCTACATGGACTCAAGAAAAAGCAGGCTCGACTACGTGCGCGGCAACAGAAGGAGGAAAGTAGGCCATTGCCCGGTCGGCATACAAGTGCAAGTAGTGCAACTTCGGCACAGGCGGCGTTGAATCAAGCATATGAGGACACTGCCTCCACGGTAACGTCTCCGAAGCGATCGACTCGGCGATTTGGCAGTAATGGCTCTATGGAGGATCCTTCCATGGCCCGGGCGTCTTCGGCGGCATCGGCTGATGTGCGAGGAGCGAGCTATTCCGAACGAGATGCGTCGAGGCGCGAGGCACAAAACATTCTGTCGCAAGGATCTCAACCAGAATCTGGTGCAACTCCCAAGGGCTCCGTGACTTCGATCAACGCGCCACCTTATCCCACACCGCCCCCTCCGCCCGCCCCGAAACAAGACGATGCTCTCGGTGCTCTGCAGAGAAGCGGGGAGCTGGAACGTCGGGCCTCGCGAAGGTTCTCGGCCTATCAGATACAAAAACATCTGGGAACTTCTTCAAGCGGTGTTCCAGTCCTTCCGACCCAAAATTCCCCGATCCCGAATCGAGGGCGTGATGTTCGGGAGTCGCTGAACGCTGTGCGTCTACGCGGGTCAGTCCATGGACGACAGCGATCGACAAATCGGCTGCAGGACGCAAAGGTCGCTTCACAGGCGCCTTCGAGCGTTCCCAGTATCGAAGAGGAGCGCCCAAAATCTCGCGTTGGGTCACCTGCAGAACTTCCAGCGGAGGGCGCTACTGCCGCCAAAGACAAGTCTGTTGAACGCCCTGGAAGTGGACCGGCAGATCACCCGGCTATTGGACGGCAGCCCGATCTCCCACGACCTTCTGAAGAGCCGTCCCTCGCGGAGGCATTTGAACCTGTAAAGGATGCTGCCCCTACCGCGGCTGCCCGCCCAGGAACGCCTAAATCTGAACGTCAGGAGCCAGCTGTGTCTGCTTCTACTCCACCTCAATCAGTCCAATACTCCCCTGAGCAGCAGTCCCCAGGCAAGGAGCTCACTCTATTCCTCCAATACAGAAGCAAGATCAAGAAATACGTTCTCCCAGAAGGATATACTGGCCTTACTATCGGGAGACTGCAGCTAGCTTTTATTGAGAAGTTCGCTTGGAACACCCACAACAACGGGGTTGACTTGCCGGAAATCTATATTCAGGACCCAGTATCAGGGGTCCGGCACGAGCTGGAGGATCTGGCTGATGTCAAGGACCGATctgtgttggtgttgaatgTTGATATTCTGGATGAGGTCAAGAAGCATTTTGACGATGAATTCGGTGGAGTCCGTCGCATGATCGAAGGTGTTAAAGGGGCCCTCGAGGGCCAAGAAAGCATGATGCAACGTGTGTCGGACCGTCAACTGGAAGCTGCGAAAGAAATGGCTCGccttgctgctgcgcctcCTGTGCCTGTCGCAGCTACCGCCAAGACTGGCGAAACCCGGAAGGGTCCTATTGCGGGGAGCGACAGTCAAATCGCCGAGCTTCAGAGTTTGCGACGTGACCTTGCTGTACTACGTCAGACGTACTCGAACTTCACCGCCGATATTGCAAGCTCAATGAGCGCGATCCGTACCAAAGCAGGTGGACTGAAGACGGCTGCAGCTAACGTCACCGTACCGTCGTTCGAAGGCGATGCAGGCCGTGTGCGTGTGAattctgggaagaaggagctTGCCGAAGAGTCAGAACGTCTTGTGGCGCGGGTTGATGACCTCCAAGATTTGGTTGAGGATCTCCGCAAAGATGTCGTGACTCGTGGTGTCCGACCGCTCCCCAGGCAACTGGAGTCGGTGAGTAAGGACATCAGCGCCGTCACcaaggagatcaagaagatgcAAGATTTCCTTAAGCGGGAGAAACCCGTCTGGACCAAGATCTGGGAGAAGGAACTTCAGCAAGTCTGTGAGGAGCGTGACCAGCTTACTATGCAAGAGGACCTCGCAGCTGATCTTCAggatgatctggagaaggCAGCTCAGACTTTTGCACTTGTTGAGCAGGCCACAAAGCAGCAGGCGATGCAGAACAATACAGGCGGTCCCACATTGCGCAACACCTCGCGGAATGTTGTGATTGATCCGGCTGTGGATCCCATGAAGGCCAAAGACAGCGTCTTGGGTGAGGTGCGCGCCTTGCAGCCGAACCATGAATCTCGCTTGGAAGCGATTGAGCGGGCAGAGAAGGCACGccagaaggagctggagactcGCCGTATCGGGCTTTTCCAGAAGGAGCTCGGAGCGTTTGTCGAGGAAggcaagttgaagaagagtggtggtgtggaGGAGGCCGAAAGACTCCGTCGGGCCAAAGATGACCGCATTCGCAAGGAGGTCTGGGAGAGACAACAGGCCAGGGCGGCCGAAATGGAAaaggcagaagcagaagccgcTGCAGCGCAAGCGgagcaggctgaggagcCAGCCGAAGACGCAGAGGCCGCAGAGGCGGAGCCTGATGCAGACATGGCTGAAGAGGCAaatgctgagaaggaggactctggaaaggaggaggaagtaaCTATGGTCAAAGGAAAGTCTCCGGTTCCGGAAGACTCggatgaagcagaagaagagcaaaggGAAACGTTCCTTGATGCCGAGGAGCACGAGGAAACCGACAAAGAAGCAACCACTGCGCATGAACAGAAGCCGGATCATGAGCAATAG
- a CDS encoding uncharacterized protein (COG:S;~EggNog:ENOG410PURU;~InterPro:IPR036291,IPR008030;~PFAM:PF13460,PF05368) encodes MTATTTTTTTTTVAVAGGTKGLGLTIAEALAVHGKHNVVIFSRKSTPGLDEKLPARLVVVDYDNVQNLTEALEEYKVSDVICTINAYGSSLPERNLIRAAENSSTTKRFIPSIFAGFAYPTKYPEVAKSKAEALEELAKTSLMHTAVYNGMFMDFYGSPLLKSNVGSFPMFVDIANNMAAKPGSGDQAVVLTRVLDIARFVVRILDLAVWPNESYIIGDRVTLHDFVNMAEEARGTKFRITYDSKEELEAGQVTELPCYETTFAVVGKEMTKQLFAQTGLWIIGNELDLRPVSTLNETFPDIKTMTLREFLELSWKV; translated from the exons ATGACagctaccactaccactaccactactactacggtTGCCGTCGCCGGTGGAACTAAAGGTCTTGGTCTAACCATTGCAGAAGCATTGGCCGTCCATGGCAAGCACAATGTGGTCATTTTCAGTCGAAAG AGTACTCCTGGTCTAGACGAGAAGCTACCAGCTCGTTTGGTCGTTGTTGATTATGACAACGTACAAAACCTGACAGAGGCTCTCGAAGAATACAAAGTCAGCGACGTGATCTGTACCATCAACGCATATGGAAGCTCTCTACCAGAAAGGAACCTTATTCGCGCGGCGGAGAACTCCTCTACGACAAAGCGATTTATCCCCAGCATTTTTGCCGGGTTCGCATATCCCACCAA GTATCCCGAGGTCGCCAAATCCAAAGCAGAGGCGCTAGAGGAACTGGCGAAGACATCCCTAATGCACACTGCTGTCTACAACGGGATGTTCATGGATTTCTACGGGTCTCCTCTGCTCAAATCCAACGTCGGTTCCTTTCCGATGTTTGTTGATATAGCCAACAACATGGCAGCCAAGCCCGGATCTGGAGACCAAGCCGTCGTGCTCACCCGGGTTCTGGACATTGCGAGATTCGTTGTCCGCATCCTCGATCTTGCGGTCTGGCCAAATGAAAGCTATATCATCGGTGATAGGGTTACGCTTCATGACTTTGTTAATATGGCCGAAGAGGCGAGAG GTACCAAGTTCCGTATCACCTATGACTCTAAGGAAGAGTTAGAAGCAGGACAGGTCACGGAATTACCTTGCTACGAGACCACCTTTGCTGTAGTGGGCAAAGAAATGACCAAGCAACTATTTGCTCAGACTGGGTTGTGGATTATCGGAAATGAGCTTGACCTCAGACCTGTCAGCACTCTCAATGAGACTTTCCCGGATATCAAAACTATGACCTTGCGGGAATTCCTCGAACTTTCATGGAAGGTTTAG
- a CDS encoding uncharacterized protein (COG:G;~EggNog:ENOG410PFE6;~InterPro:IPR020846,IPR036259;~TransMembrane:2 (i43-64o84-101i);~go_function: GO:0022857 - transmembrane transporter activity [Evidence IEA]) produces MADDKISQAICEENHESSATIPVIIVDFDPHEHPHLWPSYPKYTILLTVTLPIFLMPLTSTIIAPALDAVEAEFHVTSDVKGSLTVSLFLLTYCLGPLVLAP; encoded by the coding sequence ATGGCCGATGACAAAATTAGCCAGGCCATCTGCGAGGAGAACCACGAGTCCTCAGCCACAATTCCAGTTATCATCGTGGACTTCGATCCTCATGAGCATCCGCATCTATGGCCCAGCTATCCGAAATATACCATCCTCCTGACGGTGACTCTGCCTATCTTCCTTATGCCCCTAACGTCAACTATCATTGCACCAGCTCTTGATGCCGTCGAGGCCGAATTCCATGTTACTTCAGATGTCAAGGGCTCTCTGACAGTATCCCTGTTCCTGCTCACTTACTGTCTCGGACCATTGGTGCTAGCACCTTAG
- a CDS encoding uncharacterized protein (COG:S;~EggNog:ENOG410PYCC;~TransMembrane:5 (i36-58o70-89i96-115o156-177i591-614o)) has translation MATMNSPPQVAVNGRMNSNEPSPILEPLRYRTRKSLYLLSFYVALLLAPWIMTCVMMVRPLDAASYTRQGLGQSAAVVLDILVSFEFILVLEKLQAVLAIPIVSGFLAQAAVVYTQRRSPNQKLSLRQIVALADRPWANVRSWFRSLPLDGHGSPLAIFGGLFVLLVAVTPAIQSILIKYEDITIATCWEMPVWTCDPSNIATIVGLDPEPAALESMPQSLAVQQVAKKTQLVGELDVQPYLWPEQWTTINDAEAIERGTFFWYDESFRSDRYFVSALQNGTNTGVLRQHAIRLNSSSACEAVHSSNFPQTCSGDRPFVTNLTAPDTLDIRICAPGTFGQTPWTRSRDRQDISEELWIDVDFAVEQLNFTLKCTTNTTRGYFEISNYHNGNNPGPLLKKWPSQEVLKHDFNDYLGVDDDYAIPSVVDNDTTTLGPTGLPDPFNYEDLYAAGPLMTSALALFGNQSFLNAASYAITTNTTRSALFSICQFNALPFTRLSLTGFSTAGDTCEDLLWDIDSSSDDYWYQYLMNTIYIWVASFNDTQSAATALDMATYFANEAVLTSTATQGWSYNSRSIYFDSGTVLVKPKWSLAGVIVISVLIGLQILGLCLIVFYCHSVPTWTDSLDAFAMLRMGAELHRDKHVRFAGIRDTDKRDWEDLGRFDGLVGVVLDGSGMVQGGGGGGDGEHSSIKDSSPLVRRAEGGPSTSSSGIELAELPPYSSTVSVDAHNDGGSEERDERARKEGLEQPFRLAVGAPGLITKSMAPRRKTRGQRRQRNPRERKNPNLVITGETQV, from the exons ATGGCTACCATGAACAGCCCCCCTCAAGTGGCTGTGAATGGTCGAATGAACTCAAATGAGCCAAGTCCGATACTGGAGCCTCTGCGGTATCGGACGAGGAAGTCACtatatcttctttctttctatgtTGCTCTTCTACTCGCTCCCTGGATCATGACCTGTGTCATGATGGTGCGTCCTCTAGACGCTGCCTCCTATACTCGCCAGGGCCTTGGTCAGTCGGCAGCCGTGGTTTTGGATATTCTCGTCAGCTTTGAGTTTATCCTCGTGCTTGAAAAGCTACAAGCCGTCCTCGCCATTCCCATCGTCTCCGGGTTCCTGGCCCAAGCGGCCGTTGTCTACACGCAGCGACGTTCGCCTAATCAGAAGCTGTCCCTCCGACAGATTGTCGCTCTAGCGGATCGTCCCTGGGCCAATGTGAGGTCATGGTTTCGCAGTCTACCACTCGATGGCCATGGATCCCCATTGGCCATCTTTGGAGGGCTGTTCGTACTGCTCGTAGCAGTCACCCCTGCTATTCAGTCCATCTTAATCAAGTATGAGGATATCACCATCGCCACATGCTGGGAGATGCCGGTCTGGACATGCGACCCATCGAACATCGCCACAATTGTGGGCCTTGACCCGGAACCTGCCGCTCTAGAGTCCATGCCTCAAAGTCTTGCTGTCCAGCAGGTAGCCAAGAAAACGCAGCTGGTAGGCGAGCTCGACGTGCAACCTTATCTATGGCCGGAGCAATGGACAACAATCAACGATGCTGAGGCTATCGAGAGGGGAACCTTCTTCTGGTATGACGAATCTTTCCGTTCGGACCGGTATTTCGTATCTGCACTGCAAAATGGAACCAATACCGGTGTTTTGCGCCAACATGCCATCCGGTTGAACTCATCGTCCGCCTGCGAAGCGGTGCATTCATCCAACTTCCCGCAGACGTGCTCGGGTGACCGTCCTTTCGTGACTAACCTGACTGCCCCTGATACCCTCGATATTCGAATCTGCGCGCCCGGCACGTTCGGTCAAACACCCTGGACTCGGAGTCGGGACCGCCAGGATATCTCAGAGGAGCTGTGGATTGATGTAGATTTCGCAGTCGAACAACTCAACTTTACGTTGAAATGTACTACAAACACCACCCGGGGGTACTTCGAAATCAGCAACTACCATAATGGCAACAACCCGGGACCTCTTCTCAAGAAATGGCCCAGCCAGGAGGTCCTGAAGCATGATTTCAATGACTATCTGGGCGTAGACGACGACTATGCCATTCCATCAGTTGT TGACAACGACACAACAACCCTTGGCCCCACCGGCCTACCCGATCCCTTCAACTACGAAGACCTCTACGCAGCCGGCCCTTTAATGACCAGTGCGTTGGCTCTATTCGGCAACCAAAGCTTCCTCAACGCCGCCAGTtacgccatcaccaccaacaccaccagaTCCGCACTATTCTCCATCTGCCAATTCAACGCCTTACCATTCACCCGACTCTCCCTCACCGGCTTCAGCACCGCCGGCGATACCTGCGAGGATCTCCTATGGGATATAGACAGCTCCAGCGACGACTACTGGTACCAATACCTCATGAACACAATCTACATCTGGGTCGCCTCGTTCAACGATACCCAGTCCGCCGCTACAGCACTCGACATGGCGACTTACTTCGCCAATGAAGCCGTGCTAACCAGCACAGCAACGCAAGGCTGGTCGTATAATTCGCGAAGCATCTACTTTGACAGTGGAACGGTGCTGGTCAAGCCTAAGTGGAGCTTAGCCGGGGTGATAGTCATATCGGTTCTTATTGGCTTGCAGATACTGGGTCTATGTCTGATTGTGTTCTACTGCCACTCCGTCCCTACCTGGACGGATAGTCTCGATGCGTTTGCGATGCTGCGCATGGGTGCGGAATTACACCGTGATAAGCATGTGCGCTTTGCGGGCATTAGGGATACGGATAAGCGGGATTGGGAGGACCTTGGTCGTTTTGATGGGCTTGTGGGCGTTGTACTTGATGGTAGTGGGATGGTgcagggaggaggaggaggaggagatggagagcaTAGTAGTATCAAGGATAGCTCGCCGTTGGTTCGGAGGGCGGAGGGAGGTCCGagtacttcttcctcggggaTTGAGTTGGCTGAGCTCCCGCCATATTCTTCTACGGTCTCGGTTGATGCTCATAATGATGGAGGgagtgaggagagagatgaaagggcaaggaaagaagggctGGAGCAACCGTTTCGTCTTGCAGTCGGTGCGCCGGGCTTGATTACGAAGAGCATGGctccaaggaggaagacaCGGGGGCAGAGGAGACAGAGGAATCCAAGGGAACGGAAGAATCCAAATCTTGTGATCACAGGTGAAACGCAAGTGTGA